The Sesamum indicum cultivar Zhongzhi No. 13 linkage group LG6, S_indicum_v1.0, whole genome shotgun sequence genome has a segment encoding these proteins:
- the LOC105164306 gene encoding 14 kDa proline-rich protein DC2.15-like has product MASRAATSTALLLLFNLLFFTMVTSTSVPCPPTPKTPSHGHGHKHSKAKCPKDTLKLGVCANLLNDLVHLVVGTPPKTPCCTLIKGLADLEAAVCLCTAIKANVLGNDLNIPLSLSLLLNYCGKKVPTGFQCA; this is encoded by the coding sequence ATGGCTTCAAGAGCTGCCACATCCACTGCCCTTCTGCTTCTCTTCAACCTTCTCTTCTTCACAATGGTGACCTCAACTTCTGTTCCCTGCCCACCAACACCCAAAACCCCCAGCCACGGCCACGGCCACAAGCACTCCAAGGCCAAGTGCCCAAAAGACACCCTCAAGTTGGGAGTTTGCGCCAACTTGCTCAACGACTTGGTGCACCTCGTCGTGGGAACCCCGCCCAAGACCCCATGCTGCACACTCATTAAAGGCTTGGCCGATCTTGAGGCTGCCGTATGCCTTTGCACAGCCATCAAAGCCAATGTCTTGGGCAATGACCTCAATATCCCACTCTCCCTCAGCTTGCTTCTCAACTATTGCGGCAAGAAGGTCCCCACTGGCTTCCAGTGTGCATAA
- the LOC105164308 gene encoding L-lactate dehydrogenase B, translating to MHKCSSASSLGPGGLDLSKAFFAPISGGEPPSDTKRPTKITVVGVGNVGMAIAQTILTQDLADELALIDAKEDKLRGEMLDLQHAAAFLPRTKIHASLDYAISANSDLCIVTAGARQNPGESRLNLLQRNVALFKHIVPPLAKYSPDCIIMVVSNPVDVLTYVAWRLSGFPANRVIGSGTNLDSSRFRFLIADHLDVNAQDVQAYIVGEHGDSSVALWSSISVGGVPVLSFLKRQQIAYEKETLENIHKEVVHSAYEVIQLKGYTSWAIGYSVASLAWTLLRDQRKIHPVSILAKGFYDIDGGEVFLSLPAQLGRNGVLGVANVHLTDEEAQQLRNSAKTILEVQSQLEI from the exons ATGCACAAGTGCTCCTCCGCCTCCTCCCTCGGGCCCGGCGGCCTTGACCTCTCCAAAGCCTTCTTCGCCCCCATCTCCGGCGGGGAGCCGCCTTCAGACACCAAACGCCCAACCAAGATCACAGTCGTCGGCGTCGGCAACGTGGGCATGGCCATCGCCCAGACCATCCTCACCCAAGACCTCGCCGACGAGCTCGCCCTCATCGACGCCAAAGAAGACAAGCTCCGCGGGGAGATGCTCGACCTCCAGCACGCCGCCGCCTTCCTCCCCCGGACGAAGATCCACGCCTCCCTTGACTACGCCATTAGCGCCAACTCCGATCTCTGCATCGTCACCGCCGGCGCGCGGCAGAACCCCGGCGAGAGCAGGCTCAATCTCTTGCAGAGAAACGTGGCTCTGTTCAAGCACATCGTGCCGCCGTTGGCAAAGTACTCGCCGGATTGCATAATCATGGTGGTTTCCAACCCCGTTGATGTGTTGACTTATGTGGCGTGGAGGCTCTCCGGGTTTCCGGCTAACAGGGTAATCGGGTCGGGCACGAACTTGGATTCGTCAAGATTCCGGTTCTTGATTGCTGATCACCTGGATGTCAATGCACAGGACGTGCAG gcATACATTGTTGGGGAGCATGGGGATAGTTCAGTGGCGCTATGGTCAAGCATAAGCGTGGGAGGAGTACCCGTTCTCAGCTTCTTGAAGAGACAACAAATTGCCTACGAGAAGGAAACCCTAGAAAACATACACAAAGAAGTGGTGCACAGTGCATACGAAGTCATACAGTTGAAAGGCTACACGTCTTGGGCTATTGGTTACTCTGTTGCTAGCTTGGCCTGGACGTTGCTGAGGGACCAGAGAAAGATTCATCCCGTCTCCATTCTTGCAAAGGGCTTCTATGATATCGATGGTGGTGAGGTCTTCCTTAGCTTGCCGGCTCAACTTGGCAGAAATGGAGTCTTGGGAGTGGCCAATGTGCATCTCACTGACGAGGAAGCCCAGCAGCTCAGGAACTCGGCTAAGACCATTCTTGAGGTGCAAAGCCAGTTGGAAATTTGA